CCGCCACCCGGCGCGAGGAAACCGGCGATACCCTGCGCGACGACGCCTGGCTGGCGGAATGGAACCACCACTCGGAGAAGACGAACGCCAGACTGTACGCCCGCGAGCAGGGCGAGGAGTATGGACTGGGCCAGCAGAACGCAAGCGAGACGGGGACCCGCAAGATCGGCGTCGAGGCGGACTATCGCTTCAACCGGAAAGTCACCGTCAGCGCCGACATCTACCGCCGGTACGACCTGGAAACCGACGCCGAACGGGACAAGGGTGAAAGCCGGGCCACCTACGACAACGGCGATTACCGGCTGTACAGCGGATTCCGTCTGGCCGAGGACCGCCTGACGGACGGAACCACGGACCGCTCCAATATGCTGCTGGCCGGCGCGTCCCGTTCGTTCTATGAGAATCGCCTCGGGCTGCGGCTGGACCACGAGCAGCTGCTGAACAGCGGCGACAACAGCAGCGACTATCCCACCCGGACCCTGTTCGGCGCCGATTTCCGCCTCACCAACAATGTCTCCCTGTTTGGCGAGCAGGAACTGACCTGGGGCAGCGACGAGGACACCCAGACCACCCAGGCCGGCGTCCGGGCCACGCCCTGGCGCGGCGGTCAGTTGGGCACCTCAGTGGGCCGGGAGTACAGTGAAGATTCCCGGCGGGTGTTCGCCAATCTGGGCCTCGACCAGACCTGGCAGATCAGCGAGCGCTGGTCCCTGGACGGCGGATTCGAACGCAGCCATACCCTGGACGGCGAGTCGGACACCGATTCGGACGACGACTTCACCGCCCTGAGCCTGGGGGCCGGATACCGGGCCGATGTGTGGTCCTGGACCTCCCGCGCGGAAACCCGTTTTGCCGATGACGAGAATAAGTGGAACCTGGTCAGCGGCTTCATCGTCGAGCCCATGCACGGTTTAGGGCTTTCCGCAGGGTTGCAGCTCAATATCACCGATGCGGAAAGTGGGCAGGACGACACCGAAGGCGACCTGGGGCTGAGCCTGGCCTGGCGGCCTAAAAATACCCGCTGGATCGTGCTGGACCGTCTGGAGTACAAGTTCGACCGAATCGATGGCACGAGCAGCGACTCGGACAGCCGGCGAATCGTCAACAACCTCAACCTCAACTTCAAGCCCGACGATCGGCTGCAGCTATCCGGGCAGTACGGCGCCAAATATGTGCTGGCCACTTTCGACGACGACACCTACACGGGGTTTACCGACCTGGTCGGCCTGGAAGCCCGCTATGATATCACCCGGCACTGGGACATTGGCCTGCGCACCAGCGTGCTGCACTCCTGGAATGCCGGCCAGGTGGACTACAGCGCCGGCGCATCCGTGGGCTATGCCATCGTCAAGAACGCCTGGCTGAGCGTCGGATACAACTTCATCGGATTCGAAGACGAGGATTTCTCCCAGGGCAGCTATACGGCCCAGGGGCCTTTCGTGCAGTTCCGCTTCAAGTTCGATCAGCAGACCGTGCGCGAGATGGTGGACTGGTTCGGGGGCAGGACGCGCTAACGGCAACCGGAATGATCGAAATATTTGCATGGCGCGTTGGCCTTTTTTAACAACCCTTGCATTGTGATGCTGACAATACCACAGTAAAGGGGGCGCCCATTAATGGGCGCCCCCTTTACACGTTACACCCTGCATGTTGACAATTTCCTCGAAAATATGTACTGTTATCCTGTACATAAACGCAGGAGGAAAAGATGGCAATCCAAACGACATACACGCAAGCTCGCGCAAGCCTGGCTTCTTTAATGGATGAGGTCACCAAAAACCGAGAGGTCGTTATTATTCAGCGTCGCGGATGCGAAGATGTCGCGATGATAACCGCCGATGAACTTGCCGGTGTGCTTGAAACCGCGCATCTTCTTCGTTCACCTGAAAATGCAAAGCGGCTTCTAAGGGCACTTGATAGGGTTAAAAAAGGTTCCGGTGTTGCCCAAACTATTGATGGCCTTCGAAACGAGGTCGGTCTTGAGTAAAAGCACCAAAAAACGATCCGGTACTAAAAGACAGAGGGAATCCGTATTCCAGCCGGAATTTAGAGAGGACCTCAAGTACTGGGTGGAAACCGATCGGAAAACAGCACTGCGTATTTTTCAATTGATAGAATCTGTAATGCGTGATCCATTTCAGGGAATCGGTAAGCCTGAACCTTTAAAATTTCTTGGGCCGGGTATTTGGTCTCGTCGAATAACGCAAGAACATCGTCTTGTTTATGTCGTTGGGCATGACAGAATCGATTTTATACAAGCCCGCTACCATTACTAAACCCCATCGATGCATAACAACATGCGGAAATCATTGTTACCGTTTGAAAACATGAATAAATCATAACAACCACCAGGCATTTTCGTAATGCACCCAATGGGATTTGCTGGAAAAACAATGATTGCCTCATGTTGTTCCCCTTGCGGGAAAGCCGGAGCAATCCAGATCCGGCGTTGCCAAGGGATTGCAGTAGATCACTACGGCGGCACCCTTGGTGCCTTGGCTCTGAATCGCTCCGGCTTTTGCAACGTTGGGGTAAACTGAATTTAAAGCGCGGAGCAGACCACGCAGGATGCTTAATTGGTGCGGGTTTAAGTCAAAAACAGGGCTGTTTTTCTGCCTTAAATCAACGATTACAAGGTCTCCTGCTCGTGTTTCATCAGCCCCTTGATGCTCTGGGCGATCAGTTCGAGCCGGCGGATGGTTTCCAGGCGGGTGGTGTTTTTGGAAAGGGTCGGGTCATCGATCCGCCGGCGGTATTGTCCGGCCACCGCGGTCATCAGGTCGGCAATGGAGCGGTCGTCTTCCATGGCAGTTCTCCACAGGCGGTGTATGGGTTGGTTGTTCGCGGGATCGTATACGAAATGGCTGGAATTGAAAAGCCCCTAAAATAGGCGTTTCGCCTTTTTCGAGAACTATACAGCGTCCGATTGCAGGGGCTTGTATTGTACTTTCGACACCCCTGTTAATAGTTTTACGTGCAATTAATTTTTGCCTTTACGGTTTGATAAAGACTTCCGGGTCAACTCCCATAGCCTGTAAAAATTCCAGCTGAACAGGCTTTAATGGCCTGACCAGTTGTCTTCGTTTTCCTGATTTCGCTACCAATATGCTTAAGAATTTCGTCGTCATCATGAAAGAGGTCGGTCGCTTGGTCGGGCGATTTTTCCAGCCGCTGATTTCGCTTTTCGTTCTTTCCAGATGTTGACGCATACAGCGCTCCATCAAGCGCCAAATCAGAAGTGCGATTACAAGGATCAAACCAAGCACTTCGATACGTTTCGGCTTTTTCAAAAAGATGGAGTTGACGATTACCGGGTCTTTCAAAAATCCGAAGTTTTGTTCGATACCGCTCTGGTTCTTATACAACTCCAAAAGAGTAACGGCGGGCCATTGGACCTGCTCCTTGGTCCCGGACAGGTTGGTTAATAAAACAAAGCATCCGGCCTCAAGACGCAAGGGAGTGATTGCATCCGTATCCTTTTCAATCTTGACATCAAGAAGATATTCGTAACCGATGGGCGTACGTGGTTTTCCTTTGGCGGGTCTTCCCCGGCGATATTTGGCCTTTTCCCTGATTTCATACCGTAGTCTGTGATAGCTGTTTGGGGTGGCTTTACCGATCTTTTCTGCTGCAGCCTCGGCATCGGCCCGGCAATAAAAGGGACCTGCGTTAATCTTTTTGCCGTGGGTTTCCAGATCTTTGCGTTTTTGCTCAAGCAATCGATCAATACGCTTATGGCGACGTTTGTCATGAGCGGAAGAGTGCACAACGATGGCGCGGTAGGTTTCACCATAGAGCTCTACGGTGGTTTCAAATCCACGGTAAATCGCAGCAGGGCGTTTTTTCGTAGCCGGTGTCTGATTGAGTTCGCCAAAATCAATCCAATTCTCGGCGATAACGGCCTCGGAGATGGCACGGCTACACTCCTTGTAGGTGGCTGGCAGCCGGGTCAGGAATTTTACGTTTTTATCTCTCGATTTTTCGAGATTGTCCGGCGTGACAAAAGCCGAGTCCGCTACATATACGAAGGCTCCCGGTTTAAGCCCGTGCCGGGCCATGTGCTTTGAGACGCCTCCTAAAAGTTCGTTGTTCAACGTTTTATCCGATGCGTTGCCGTCTTCGGTGGTCCCCAAGATGGGGATGTTCCGATCCACGCACAGCATTGAAACGATAAACTGCTTCAGATCCGGACGCTTGTCCTTGCTGTGACCATAGGTGATTTTAAGTGGTGGATCGACAAAGTCATAATCTCCGAAAACACTGATGGAGGTGGTATCGAAATGTAAACGACGGGGATCGACGTCAAACACGCCAATGGCCTTTTGAGCGATCTGCGAGAACACCTTTTGTGTGCCGGTGTCGAAGATCTTGTCCAGCACACGGCCAATATTGTAGTCACAGAAAAGTTCCGGTTTGACATCGCAACCCAACATCAATTCAGTGTCCTTCTCCTGAAAGAATTCTTCCATCCGGTACAAAGGGGTTCTTCCCGAAAGTGTGTCCAACACCATGGCCAGAATAGCGACTCCCGGTGAGAGTTCCATTTCGCTGTCAACCAGGGTGTCCAGTGTCTCGACCAGCTCAATCTTTTTGGCGAAGTCTTTGATGATCGGCAGATGGCCGACTTCTGAAAATGTCAGATTATCGGGAACCAGATTCTCCATTTTGCCCTCCCTAAGCTCATATTGAACACGTGAGGGCATAACTATCAGATATTATTAACAAAGTCTAGGCATAAACATTTAACGTAATATCAATACGTTAAAGCCTATAACGTTCCAGGCTCATTGGGAAATAAATTCAGTTCGTTTCAAGGAAAAGGGGTGTCGAAAGTATGTTGTATGGATTTTTCCATCTCAAAAGGCGAAACCCTCCGGGATTGCCGATCTCACCGCATCTTCGGCGTTAGCCGCCACGGCGCATAGCCGACTATAGCGCCGCGGCGGCTGCCTTGAATCTGCGGCAAGCTCGACAATCGCCTAATTTAGGGAAGTTTAAGATGTTGCGTCGGAACCGGATGCGGCTTGGCCGGCAACCTTGACGAAAAGTTGCAGGCGATGGGAGGCCAGCGACGAGAAAAAATTTGCATCCGCAGCGGTCTCACGGCCATCTATGCGTGCCTTGACAATGGCGCTTGACGAGACGGCATGGAGGCGGTCGGCAACCCACTGGAGGTCGCGGCCATGGATTTCGACGCCTCTTTCGAGAAGTCTCTCCCCCAACTCCCTGGCTACCATGTTGAACATTTTGACGGTCACCCGCCCCGATGCTGCATCGGCCTGTTTTTCATCGGTGCGTTGAGAAATATCCTTACGAAAGGCCGCGTAGCGCCCGCCCTTGCGCATGGTGGCTCCCAGCAGGCCGGGCATGGCGGCGCTGAGCGCTATTGTACAGCCGTCCCGGATTGTCGCCGCATCGACATCGTCAACGGGCCGGGCATCCAGAAACAGGGTCTGTACACGGTCGTCCAGGTAGGTTCGGGAAAGGCCCAACTGCCCGCATAGAAATTCTCTCAGGGTGCAGCCGGTGACGGCGGGCAGAACCACGCCCTTTTCCAACAGCGAGAAAAAGCGAGGCAGATGCAAGGCCTCGACCTCCAACGCGACTTCGATCATGTCGTCTCCTTTTTTAAGGAGTGGCCTGAAGTCCAACGGCACACGGGGAGATCCGAGTGGATCTCCCCGTGTATGGAATGGCTTGAAATCCTGGCCTGCAACCGTTACCAGTTGAAGACGGTGTCCAGTTCTTCGTCGGTGACGCCGAAGGTGACGTTGTGGGGCGCCAGGGCTTCATTCTTGAAATAGTCGGGCAGCCTGTCGTCTTTGGCGGTGAATCCGGCGGCCTTGTTGAAATCACGCTCGC
This window of the uncultured Desulfosarcina sp. genome carries:
- a CDS encoding type II toxin-antitoxin system Phd/YefM family antitoxin; translated protein: MAIQTTYTQARASLASLMDEVTKNREVVIIQRRGCEDVAMITADELAGVLETAHLLRSPENAKRLLRALDRVKKGSGVAQTIDGLRNEVGLE
- a CDS encoding Txe/YoeB family addiction module toxin, which encodes MSKSTKKRSGTKRQRESVFQPEFREDLKYWVETDRKTALRIFQLIESVMRDPFQGIGKPEPLKFLGPGIWSRRITQEHRLVYVVGHDRIDFIQARYHY
- a CDS encoding IS1634 family transposase, whose amino-acid sequence is MENLVPDNLTFSEVGHLPIIKDFAKKIELVETLDTLVDSEMELSPGVAILAMVLDTLSGRTPLYRMEEFFQEKDTELMLGCDVKPELFCDYNIGRVLDKIFDTGTQKVFSQIAQKAIGVFDVDPRRLHFDTTSISVFGDYDFVDPPLKITYGHSKDKRPDLKQFIVSMLCVDRNIPILGTTEDGNASDKTLNNELLGGVSKHMARHGLKPGAFVYVADSAFVTPDNLEKSRDKNVKFLTRLPATYKECSRAISEAVIAENWIDFGELNQTPATKKRPAAIYRGFETTVELYGETYRAIVVHSSAHDKRRHKRIDRLLEQKRKDLETHGKKINAGPFYCRADAEAAAEKIGKATPNSYHRLRYEIREKAKYRRGRPAKGKPRTPIGYEYLLDVKIEKDTDAITPLRLEAGCFVLLTNLSGTKEQVQWPAVTLLELYKNQSGIEQNFGFLKDPVIVNSIFLKKPKRIEVLGLILVIALLIWRLMERCMRQHLERTKSEISGWKNRPTKRPTSFMMTTKFLSILVAKSGKRRQLVRPLKPVQLEFLQAMGVDPEVFIKP